The Vibrio astriarenae genome contains a region encoding:
- a CDS encoding lysophospholipid acyltransferase family protein, translating into MSNTTDPFIDIRPYNDDEIPAAIGRLINDEEFIHAIVDHKFADKPKWLRSILMPVVKAYLKVKWAKLTSVEAIQMEVKKYMDKALNQTTNGVTYSGLDKLDTDTSYLFVSNHRDIAMDPALVNYGLHQAGHRTMRIAIGDNLLKKPCATELMRLNKSFIVKRSAKAPREMMKALGTLSAYIKHSLDTGNSIWIAQREGRAKDGNDYTDPAILKMFHVQGRKQKESFADYMKSLKIVPVSISYENDPCDIAKALELHAKATHGEYEKGEFEDIESIIQGIIGDKGRVHVAFGEVIDADFETPEALADEIDRQIHEHYELFPINHLAAGDESVEVEVKQALTNKLAMLPEGAHPYLVASYANPVNNK; encoded by the coding sequence ATGAGCAACACAACGGACCCTTTTATCGATATTCGTCCATACAATGATGACGAAATTCCTGCAGCCATTGGGCGCCTCATCAATGATGAAGAATTTATTCATGCCATCGTAGATCACAAGTTCGCAGATAAACCGAAATGGCTACGCAGCATCCTAATGCCAGTGGTTAAGGCTTATCTAAAAGTAAAATGGGCGAAGCTGACCAGCGTTGAAGCTATCCAGATGGAAGTGAAAAAATACATGGATAAGGCGCTCAACCAAACGACTAATGGCGTAACGTATTCAGGTCTTGATAAACTTGATACTGATACTTCGTATCTCTTCGTCTCTAACCATAGAGACATCGCTATGGACCCTGCATTGGTGAATTACGGCTTACATCAGGCCGGCCACCGCACCATGCGTATTGCGATTGGTGATAATTTGCTAAAAAAGCCTTGTGCAACTGAACTGATGCGCCTGAACAAGAGCTTTATTGTGAAACGCTCTGCTAAAGCTCCGAGAGAGATGATGAAAGCCCTAGGCACTTTGTCCGCTTACATCAAGCACTCGCTAGATACAGGTAACTCAATCTGGATTGCTCAACGTGAGGGGCGAGCAAAAGATGGTAATGACTATACTGATCCAGCAATTTTGAAGATGTTTCATGTACAAGGACGCAAACAGAAAGAGTCGTTTGCTGATTACATGAAATCACTCAAGATAGTGCCTGTTTCAATCTCATACGAGAATGACCCTTGTGATATCGCTAAAGCGCTGGAGCTTCATGCTAAAGCGACGCATGGTGAATATGAGAAAGGTGAATTTGAAGATATCGAAAGCATTATCCAAGGGATAATTGGTGACAAAGGGCGTGTACACGTGGCATTTGGTGAAGTGATTGATGCCGACTTCGAAACGCCAGAAGCGTTAGCCGATGAGATTGATCGTCAAATACATGAGCATTATGAACTTTTCCCTATTAACCATTTGGCTGCTGGTGATGAATCGGTGGAAGTTGAAGTCAAGCAAGCGCTGACTAATAAACTTGCGATGCTACCGGAGGGCGCTCACCCTTATCTCGTCGCTAGCTATGCAAACCCGGTGAACAACAAGTAG
- a CDS encoding DUF406 family protein encodes MNTKEVEPQVCEACGCAGEMGFIIKEGDDVAEVSIFGQSQEALEAELAKYVSLAKEVNAAVKYEATEIETETTEITARFQFEVSAEKLIFELKSRSISR; translated from the coding sequence ATGAACACAAAAGAAGTTGAACCTCAAGTATGTGAAGCTTGTGGCTGTGCTGGCGAAATGGGCTTTATCATCAAAGAAGGTGATGATGTCGCAGAGGTGTCTATCTTTGGCCAATCACAAGAAGCACTTGAAGCTGAACTCGCTAAATATGTTTCACTAGCAAAAGAAGTCAACGCTGCAGTTAAATACGAAGCCACTGAAATCGAAACAGAAACGACTGAGATCACGGCGCGATTCCAATTTGAAGTGAGCGCTGAAAAGCTGATTTTTGAACTGAAATCTCGCTCAATCAGCCGCTGA
- a CDS encoding TetR family transcriptional regulator, whose translation MPKRSKEDTEITIQTIMDAVVEQLLTLGYDKMSYTTLSKQTGISRTGISHHFPKKTDFAAAMDGRIFKIFVTHLDIENGLEGFSKSWTAALESSEEFVAILRLLFHHIVTAESASDFAKSGVERLYRLAEVEFGQTSAETVEWLIGRSLIKMSRLA comes from the coding sequence ATGCCAAAACGTAGTAAAGAAGATACTGAGATCACTATCCAGACGATCATGGATGCTGTGGTCGAGCAGTTATTGACTTTGGGTTACGACAAGATGTCGTACACCACTTTAAGCAAGCAGACTGGAATCTCAAGAACGGGTATTTCTCATCATTTTCCAAAGAAGACAGACTTCGCAGCAGCGATGGATGGTCGTATTTTTAAAATATTCGTTACTCATTTAGATATTGAAAATGGGCTTGAGGGTTTCAGCAAGAGTTGGACCGCCGCTCTAGAAAGTAGTGAAGAGTTCGTGGCAATCTTGCGCTTACTTTTCCATCACATTGTGACAGCGGAAAGTGCGTCAGATTTTGCGAAGTCAGGCGTTGAACGTTTATATCGATTGGCTGAGGTTGAGTTTGGTCAAACGAGTGCTGAAACGGTCGAGTGGTTAATAGGCAGATCGCTAATCAAAATGAGCCGTCTTGCATAA
- a CDS encoding CobW family GTP-binding protein: MLKRVPTNIITGFLGVGKTTAILNLLKNKPQDENWAVLVNEFGEIGIDGAMMSDSGALIKEVPGGCICCTAGVPTSVAITALLRENPDRLIIEPTGLGHPKQIMATISSAQFSPYIEIRTTLTLTDAHYFEDEKYTTNPNFKQQLDVADVIIANKSDLASKSQKDGMHIWLQSNDIDTNVIAATRGDIELSLLDAFVKPNQEADIEEHHHHHAALEPQFQLPPNQSHIRKENKGQGYFSCGWLFGAELVFNFDDLFSMLNDLTADRIKAVMNTDQGCFAFNKANGVLSVNQLTLSGFESRIEVIDTQLLPWDQLERVLVQLSGLEQ; encoded by the coding sequence ATGTTAAAGAGAGTACCTACTAATATCATCACAGGCTTTCTCGGTGTCGGTAAGACCACAGCCATTTTGAATCTACTAAAAAACAAGCCTCAGGACGAAAACTGGGCGGTGTTAGTAAACGAGTTTGGTGAAATTGGTATCGACGGTGCAATGATGTCTGATAGTGGTGCGTTGATAAAAGAAGTACCGGGTGGTTGCATCTGCTGCACGGCAGGGGTCCCTACTAGTGTGGCGATTACTGCTTTGCTTCGTGAGAATCCAGATAGACTTATCATCGAGCCAACTGGATTAGGGCATCCCAAGCAAATCATGGCGACGATATCATCTGCTCAGTTCAGTCCTTACATCGAAATACGTACTACTTTGACACTGACCGATGCTCATTACTTCGAAGATGAAAAGTACACGACCAACCCAAACTTCAAGCAGCAGTTGGACGTAGCGGATGTCATCATTGCGAATAAAAGTGATTTAGCGTCTAAGTCACAAAAGGACGGTATGCACATTTGGCTTCAATCAAATGATATTGATACGAATGTCATTGCGGCTACACGTGGTGATATTGAACTTTCGTTGCTTGATGCATTTGTCAAACCAAACCAAGAAGCAGATATCGAGGAACACCATCACCATCATGCTGCCCTAGAGCCTCAGTTCCAATTGCCACCGAACCAAAGCCATATCCGAAAAGAGAACAAAGGGCAGGGTTACTTCTCATGTGGATGGCTATTTGGTGCAGAACTAGTGTTTAACTTTGATGACCTATTCTCAATGTTAAACGATCTGACTGCTGATCGCATTAAAGCGGTGATGAACACCGATCAAGGCTGTTTCGCCTTTAATAAAGCGAACGGGGTTCTGTCGGTGAATCAACTTACTTTGTCAGGTTTCGAATCGAGAATTGAAGTGATTGATACCCAGTTACTGCCATGGGATCAATTGGAGAGAGTATTGGTTCAGCTAAGTGGGTTAGAGCAATAA
- the ylqF gene encoding ribosome biogenesis GTPase YlqF, producing the protein MVNNTIQWFPGHMHKARKEIEEAIPQVDVIIEVLDARIPFSSENPMISQIRGEKPVVKVLNKRDLADPELTDLWIAHFEKEQGVKAMAITTSNPQEVHKIMDLCRKLAPHREEIGKNIRTMIMGIPNVGKSTIINTLAGRTIAVTGNQPAVTRRQQRINLQNGIVLSDTPGILWPKVENPHSGFRLAATGAVKDTAMEYEDVAFYTVEYLAQAYPQRLKDRYEIDEMPESDLEIMEEIGRRRGALQSGGRVNLHKASEILLHELRNGTLGQLTLELPEMITKELVEVEIEAARKAEEKAKKKEERRKRYLKNKR; encoded by the coding sequence ATGGTTAATAATACAATTCAATGGTTTCCTGGTCACATGCACAAAGCTCGCAAGGAGATCGAAGAGGCTATCCCGCAAGTTGACGTCATTATTGAAGTGTTAGACGCTCGCATCCCGTTTAGTAGCGAAAACCCAATGATTTCACAGATCCGTGGTGAAAAGCCGGTTGTGAAGGTGCTGAATAAGCGTGACTTGGCAGACCCAGAGTTGACTGATTTATGGATTGCGCACTTTGAAAAAGAGCAAGGTGTGAAGGCGATGGCGATTACTACATCCAATCCTCAAGAAGTCCATAAGATCATGGATCTTTGTCGCAAGTTAGCACCACATCGTGAAGAGATTGGTAAGAACATTCGTACCATGATCATGGGCATTCCCAATGTCGGTAAATCGACCATTATCAATACGCTTGCTGGCCGCACGATTGCTGTAACCGGTAACCAACCAGCGGTGACGCGTCGCCAACAACGTATTAACCTGCAAAACGGTATCGTCCTTTCTGACACCCCAGGGATTTTATGGCCAAAAGTGGAGAATCCACACAGCGGCTTCCGCTTAGCAGCCACTGGCGCGGTAAAAGATACCGCGATGGAATATGAAGATGTGGCGTTCTATACCGTTGAATATCTAGCGCAAGCTTATCCTCAACGCCTGAAAGATCGCTATGAAATCGATGAAATGCCAGAGTCAGATCTGGAGATCATGGAAGAGATCGGTCGCCGTCGTGGCGCACTGCAATCTGGTGGTCGAGTCAACCTACACAAAGCATCAGAGATTCTTCTGCACGAACTGCGCAACGGTACATTAGGTCAACTCACCCTGGAGTTACCGGAGATGATCACCAAAGAGTTGGTGGAAGTTGAAATTGAAGCGGCTCGCAAAGCTGAAGAGAAGGCGAAGAAGAAAGAAGAACGCCGCAAGCGCTACCTAAAAAACAAGCGCTAA
- the mglC gene encoding galactose/methyl galactoside ABC transporter permease MglC, which produces MDIAKLRPPKDIKIADYIKEGGIYAVLIILLAIIIIQEPSFLSLRNLSNILTQSSVRVIIALGVAGLIVTQGTDLSAGRQVGLAAVLSATLLQSVDNVNKVFPNLGEIPIVAVIIAVCCVGALIGLVNGIIVAYLKVTPFIATLGSMIIVYGINSLYFDSVGASPVAGFDERFSTFAQGFVQMGDFRLSYITFYAIIATGFVWVLWNKTVFGKNIFAIGGNPEAAKVSGVNVPLTLLKIYALSGVFYAFGGMLEAGRIGSATNNLGFMYELDAIAACVVGGVSFAGGVGSVAGVVTGVLIFTVINYGMTYIGVSPYWQYIIKGSIIIFAVALDSMKYQKKK; this is translated from the coding sequence ATGGATATCGCAAAGCTACGCCCACCCAAAGACATAAAAATCGCTGATTATATTAAAGAAGGCGGCATTTATGCGGTTCTCATTATTCTGTTGGCTATCATCATAATCCAAGAACCATCATTTCTAAGCTTAAGAAACTTAAGTAACATCCTTACACAGTCATCGGTACGTGTCATTATAGCGCTCGGGGTCGCAGGCCTCATTGTAACCCAAGGCACAGACCTTTCCGCCGGTCGTCAAGTCGGTTTGGCTGCCGTCTTATCTGCGACACTGCTGCAATCCGTCGACAATGTGAATAAAGTATTTCCAAACTTAGGGGAAATACCTATTGTCGCAGTCATTATTGCAGTGTGTTGTGTTGGGGCTCTTATTGGTCTTGTAAATGGTATTATCGTCGCTTACCTAAAAGTAACGCCATTTATCGCGACTCTTGGCAGTATGATCATCGTCTATGGGATAAACTCGCTCTACTTTGATTCTGTTGGTGCCTCTCCGGTGGCCGGCTTTGATGAGCGATTTTCTACCTTCGCCCAAGGCTTTGTTCAAATGGGCGATTTCCGGCTCTCCTACATAACGTTCTACGCGATCATTGCAACGGGTTTTGTATGGGTACTGTGGAATAAGACGGTGTTTGGAAAAAATATCTTTGCCATCGGTGGTAATCCCGAAGCTGCCAAGGTATCCGGTGTTAACGTTCCACTTACTCTACTAAAAATCTATGCCCTATCCGGCGTTTTCTATGCCTTTGGCGGTATGTTAGAAGCCGGTCGTATTGGTAGTGCAACGAACAACCTTGGCTTTATGTATGAACTAGATGCAATCGCCGCCTGTGTGGTGGGTGGCGTATCCTTTGCTGGGGGTGTGGGTAGCGTCGCTGGCGTAGTGACGGGCGTATTGATCTTCACCGTGATCAACTACGGTATGACCTATATTGGTGTAAGCCCATACTGGCAGTACATCATTAAAGGGAGCATTATCATCTTTGCTGTTGCTCTTGATTCAATGAAGTACCAAAAGAAAAAGTAG
- the mglA gene encoding galactose/methyl galactoside ABC transporter ATP-binding protein MglA — MTAVLKPKTQSEWLLEMTGVSKSFPGVKALDNVTLKVRPHSIHALMGENGAGKSTLLKCLFGIYEKDEGAIKFLGKDVNFTSSKEALDNGVSMVHQELNQVLQRTVMDNMWLGRYPKTGFFIDHDKMYRDTKAIFEELDIDIDPRAKVATLSVSQMQMVEIAKAFSYDAKIVIMDEPTSSLTEKEVNHLFTIIRKLKDKGCGIVYISHKMEEIFALCDELTVLRDGQWVKTCTLEGLTMDQIIAMMVGRELTQRFPEKHNTPEEVILKVNNLTAKNQPSIEDISFELHKGEILGIAGLVGAKRTDIVETIFGVREKESGEVLLHDKVMRNKDAHEAIQNGFALVTEERRSTGIYANLDITFNSLVANIESYRQKSGLLSDKDMKGDTQWVIDSMSVKTPGHKTQIGSLSGGNQQKVVIGRWLLTEPEILMMDEPTRGIDVGAKFEIYQLILDLAKKGKGIIIISSEMPELLGITDRILVMSNGRAAGTLVTKETGQNEILNLASKYL, encoded by the coding sequence ATGACTGCTGTATTAAAACCTAAAACTCAATCTGAATGGCTACTAGAAATGACAGGCGTCAGTAAGTCTTTTCCAGGAGTTAAAGCCCTAGATAATGTCACTTTAAAAGTTCGCCCCCACTCTATCCATGCACTTATGGGAGAAAACGGCGCTGGGAAATCCACGCTACTCAAATGCCTATTTGGTATCTACGAAAAAGACGAAGGGGCAATAAAGTTTCTCGGTAAAGATGTTAATTTCACATCTTCTAAAGAAGCTCTGGATAACGGTGTTTCAATGGTTCACCAAGAACTTAACCAGGTCTTACAACGAACCGTCATGGACAACATGTGGCTGGGTAGATACCCAAAAACCGGGTTCTTCATTGACCATGACAAAATGTATAGGGATACAAAGGCGATATTTGAAGAGCTCGATATCGATATCGATCCCCGTGCAAAAGTCGCGACTCTATCGGTTTCGCAAATGCAAATGGTAGAGATCGCGAAAGCATTCTCTTACGACGCCAAAATTGTGATTATGGACGAGCCCACCTCATCACTCACTGAGAAAGAGGTAAATCATCTATTCACGATAATCCGCAAACTAAAAGATAAGGGCTGCGGCATCGTTTATATCTCTCACAAAATGGAAGAGATCTTTGCTCTATGTGATGAGTTAACGGTACTCCGAGATGGTCAATGGGTCAAAACCTGTACCCTAGAAGGTCTGACCATGGATCAAATCATCGCCATGATGGTTGGCAGGGAATTGACCCAGCGCTTCCCAGAGAAACACAACACACCTGAAGAAGTGATTCTCAAAGTGAACAACCTCACTGCGAAAAACCAGCCGTCTATCGAAGATATCAGCTTCGAACTTCACAAAGGTGAAATCCTCGGAATTGCTGGACTTGTTGGTGCCAAACGGACTGATATTGTCGAAACCATATTCGGTGTTCGAGAAAAAGAGAGCGGAGAGGTCCTACTCCATGACAAGGTAATGCGCAACAAAGATGCACATGAAGCGATTCAAAACGGATTTGCACTCGTCACGGAAGAGCGTCGCTCTACAGGCATTTACGCCAATCTTGATATCACCTTTAATTCTCTCGTCGCCAATATTGAGAGCTACCGTCAAAAGTCTGGGCTTCTCAGCGACAAGGATATGAAAGGAGATACTCAGTGGGTCATTGACTCTATGAGCGTAAAAACACCCGGTCACAAAACCCAAATTGGTTCGCTATCTGGAGGGAATCAACAAAAAGTCGTCATTGGTCGCTGGTTACTTACTGAGCCCGAAATCCTCATGATGGATGAACCCACACGCGGCATTGATGTCGGTGCAAAATTTGAAATCTATCAGCTGATCTTGGATTTAGCCAAAAAAGGAAAAGGCATCATCATCATCTCCTCCGAAATGCCCGAGCTGTTGGGTATAACCGACCGAATTCTTGTGATGAGTAACGGGCGCGCTGCGGGGACCCTAGTAACAAAAGAGACAGGTCAGAATGAAATTCTCAATCTAGCTTCAAAATATTTATAA
- the mglB gene encoding galactose/glucose ABC transporter substrate-binding protein MglB gives MNKKTLLLSMLAGFAISGVAHAKTTLGFTVYKYDDNFMSVVRQAIESEAATDSDVRLLMNDSQNNQSMQNDQIDVLLARGVKALAINLVDPAAAPVVISKAKLDNVPIVFYNKEPSADALASYDKAYYVGTDSKESGIIQGDLIAQHWAQNPDWDVNGDGKLQYVLLKGEPGHPDAEARSSYVIKTLNEQHNIETEELHLDTGMWDTAMAKDKVDAWISGPNGKNIEVVIANNDAMAMGAIESLKAAGRSEIPVFGVDALSEALALVRSGEMQGTVLNDANNQAKATFELTRNLANGKEAGEGTQWKIINKVVRVPYVGVDATNLD, from the coding sequence ATGAATAAAAAAACACTATTACTATCGATGCTCGCAGGTTTCGCTATCTCGGGAGTCGCGCATGCGAAAACAACGCTAGGGTTCACTGTCTATAAATATGATGACAACTTTATGTCTGTCGTACGTCAGGCAATTGAGTCAGAGGCCGCGACAGACAGCGATGTACGTCTGTTAATGAACGACTCTCAAAACAACCAATCTATGCAGAATGACCAAATTGATGTTCTTCTCGCAAGAGGCGTTAAAGCCCTCGCCATCAACCTCGTTGATCCAGCTGCCGCTCCTGTGGTGATCAGTAAAGCAAAACTCGATAACGTGCCCATCGTTTTCTACAACAAAGAGCCAAGTGCCGATGCCCTAGCAAGCTATGATAAAGCTTATTACGTTGGCACAGATTCGAAAGAGTCAGGCATTATTCAAGGTGATCTCATTGCTCAACACTGGGCCCAAAATCCAGATTGGGATGTTAACGGCGATGGAAAACTTCAATATGTGCTTCTAAAAGGCGAGCCTGGTCACCCTGATGCTGAAGCTCGCTCTAGCTACGTAATCAAAACACTCAATGAACAGCATAATATCGAAACCGAAGAGCTTCATCTCGATACCGGTATGTGGGATACAGCAATGGCAAAAGACAAAGTCGATGCTTGGATCTCCGGCCCGAACGGCAAAAACATCGAAGTCGTCATTGCAAATAACGACGCTATGGCGATGGGCGCAATTGAATCTCTCAAAGCAGCAGGACGTAGTGAAATCCCAGTATTTGGCGTCGATGCCTTGAGCGAAGCTCTAGCACTTGTTCGCTCCGGTGAAATGCAAGGTACCGTTCTCAACGATGCTAACAACCAAGCAAAAGCAACTTTCGAACTCACGCGTAACCTAGCCAACGGCAAAGAAGCTGGTGAAGGAACGCAATGGAAGATCATCAACAAAGTTGTGCGTGTACCTTACGTAGGCGTCGATGCCACTAATCTAGATTAG